The genomic region ACGTGCGCCAGGCATTTCCTGCAGTTGAGCCCGCACGGGGCGATATGTTTTACTATTTCCTGATATTCCATCCTTTTCTCTTACTTATAAAGATCGGCTTATCTATAAAACGACCAAATGCGGGCGGATCTCGGCGCTCGACAAAAATCAAAAGCCCTAAGCCCCGAACACCGCCCTTGCCCCCTCGGCCGCTTCCTCCGGCTTTATAATGGTCAGCACCTCGTGGTGGAGCATCTCGAAGTAGTTCACGTCGCTGGCGCCCATTGGGGGGAGCTGGGTCCTCGGGACGATCCTGAGGTGGGTCGGGTAGCCGGGATTTCCCGGCTCCGCAAAATAGATCGACATATTGAAGCTCGCGAAGTTCAGCGAATGAAGGTATTTTAAAACGGACACGATGCCTGATCCCATCGCCGCAAACTTCTCCCTGACTTTTCCTCTAACCGCCATCATATCCTCGCCTCCCTCGAAGATTGCGAGAAACTCCGTGATTCCCATAGGGGCGAAGGAGGCGAGAAACACGATTCCCTCGTCCCTCGCAATGAACCTCTCGCCGAGCCTCTCCTCTTCCCTTACCAAGTCCTCGAAATAGTTCCTGTTGTGCCTTTTTGTGTAGCCCGTCGCCCTCTCGGAAAGCTCCCGCTGGTAGTTGGTGGGTATGTCCCCTGCAATTATCTGTATGTGGGGGTGGATTATGCTCCCCCCGGCCGTGGGCATGTAGTTCATGTTGATCGAGTGGTGGCGATATTCCGGGTATTTTTTGTAGACCCTTTCCATGAAATTACAGGCGGCCGAAAATGCGTCCGAAAAAAGTTCGGGAGTGAAGGAGTCCATCGGAACGAAGTGCTCCTCGCCCACTACCCCCACTACGCTGAAGGCGTCGTAAGGAAAGGCGTTTGGGAAGAGAACCGAGCTTCCGACCTCTATCCTCCCTTCTGGGACCAGCTCCTCGACGAACCTGGGCGTCTTTTCAAAGACCGCCGGCCTGCAGAAGGGACAGAAGGGCTTCGTGGCATCGGCTATAGGCCTCTGGTCGGGCGGCGGGGGCAGCGTCACAGGAAAATATATGATCCTTATGCTCCTTCCAAAGAGGGGATCGGTGCGGATCTCGGTCGGCCTCTTGGTCAGCTTGAACTCGTTGAAGGGATCATAGAATTCGGCATCCTTTACAATCTTTTTGAACTCCATATCCTGTTTCCTTAAAAAATTATTCTTTCCCCGAACTTCTTTTCCTCCTCTTGATTACCTTCTTGACAAACAAGAAGATGATGTAAAGAGCGGTAATAATGGATAGAATCGTAAAGATCGTATACGAGTAGACTTCGAGGTAGTATTTAAGCTCCTCCCACTTGAGTCCCGCCCGATAGCCGATGAACATGATTCCGCAGTTCCAGACAATCACGCTCGTCAGGCTGTAGACGGCGACCTTTATCGCCGGCATCTTGGCTATTCCGGCCGCCACGAAGAAGAAGGAGCGAAATCCCGGCGTGAAGCGATTCAGGACGATTATCGCCCCGCCCCACTTGCGTCTGAAGGCGTTTTCGAGGGCCTGTACCCTCGATGCGGAGAAAAACTTGAAGTTTTTCTTGAGGAAATACTTCCTCCCCTTCGTCGCCCCAAAGGCGTAAAGGGCCATTGAGCCGGCGAAGCTCCCGAGGGTTGCGCTGATAAACACCCAGTGGAGGGGGAGAAAATTTCTTCCCACAAGGAAGGCGCCGAAAAGAAGGATGGTATCTCCCGGGAACGGGGGAAAGAAATATTCGGCGGAGGAGGCAAAGAAGATAAAAACGAAGACGACGGACACGGTCTTCGTTTTCATTATCTGCATAAAAAATTCTGTAAAATCCATCCGAGAGCTAAATGAAATGACCCTTTGAACTTTTCCCCTGCTTTAAGGGGGCGTTATTACTCGTATTTAGATACATTGTAAATAAGCAGCCGTCCCCCGGCAGTCGACAAGAAACTTCTGCCGGAATCTCCGATGATAACCCCCGCCGCTGGCACCCCTCATTATTTCGATACAGACCGACAATATGCGTCGATTCGAACCGCCCTAAAACACTTTGGTTCCCTTTTAAAGGATCACTTCGATATTTTTTTAAAGTATTCCACAACCTCGTAGGAATCCCACGCCCTTCCGCCGACCAGACGGGCCTCTATAACGCCTTTCTTATCTATGATGAAGGTCGTGGGAATGCCATCAATAAAGTAGCTCTTCGCAACGTCCTTGCTGACGTCGTGCATGACGGGAAAGCTGTACCCTCCCCTATTAACAAAGCTTTTCACTTGATATGTCGACTTCATGTCTATGCTGACGGCCAACATCGCAAAATCTTGGTTTTTCATAGCCTTGTGGAGATTTTCCATCGCCGGCATCTCACTCGTGCACGGCTTACACCATGTGGCCCAGAAATTCAGGAAAACGACCTTTCCCCTGTAATCCGACAGGGTAACGTTCTTACCGTCAAGCGTCACCAGGGTAAAATCTGGGGCTATCGCTCCCTTTTTAGGTATAACCGTCGCATTTGCAGGAGGCTCACCCTCACACGCAAAAAAAACAGCGACAATAAAAAATGTCATCATCAAGATGAATCGCCTGCGCGGCTTTAAACTCGATCTTATTCTCATAGTTTTTTCTCCTTCTTCCCCTAAAGCTTCCTCCCAAATACAGTTTTAGTACTGGTTGATATTTATATCATACGGTTTCAAAATTGACCATCTTTTTTTTTACAAGATTCGTATTAATTTGATATAATGTTTTAATAGCTACTCCGTAAGATTATGAAAAAAGATTGTTTCGACGCAAATACCGGCCCAAAGGCCCTGACCGACTGTATTAAGTCACTAAATCGGGTCCTTATCGCCCACTCCGGTGGGGTCGATTCGACCCTTCTGGTCAACATCGCAAAGAGTGCCCTTCCTGAGGGTACATTCGCCCTCTCGATAAAAAGCCCCCTCATACACGATTTCGAGATCGAAGCCGCGATCCGCGAGGCCGAGAGGATCGGCGTCCCCCACTACGTCATAGACTTCAATCCTTTTGAAATGGACCACATCAGGAAAAATCTAACCGACAGATGCTACCACTGTAAGAGGGAGATCTTCAGGATCATATTGGGGGCGGCCAGGGAGCTCGGCATAGAGCACGTCCTGGACGGAACCAACGCCGACGATACCGATGACTACCGGCCGGGGATGAGGGCGCTTTCGGAGCTGAAGATCGAGTCCCCCTTTCTTGAGCTTGGGATCGGAAAGGAGATGATCAGGGAGATGTCGAGATCGCTAAATATCCCAGGGACCGAAAGGCCGCCCATGGCGTGTCTCGCCACGAGGTTCCCCTACAATGATGAGATCACCTTGGAGAAGATCGACGGCGTCAAAAAGGCGGAGCTTGTATTAATGAGTCACGGGTTTAAGACGGTAAGGGTCAGGCACCTCGGTGGCCCGCCGAAAACGGCTAAGATCGAGGTGGGCGAATCGGAGATAGAGAGGCTTTTGTCTCCCGATTTGAGGGATCGGATATACTCCGAGATAAGGCGCCTGGGATTTTCGTCCGTGACCGTTGACCTCGGCGGGTATCGCTCAGGGAGGATGAACGAGGGGCTTGAAGGGCCGGACTCGGATAAGCCTTGAATCCCCCACCGCAAAATTAAGCCGCAGAGCAGTTAATCGCGGACAAACCCCACAGGGGCACGTCATTATGATTGTGCAAGTTTGTCTGCGCCGCCCGTCGTGTATCATTCCCGCGTAAGCGGGAACTTAGGGGGAGGGTGCCTGTGTGCCGGGCGCCGGGCGGCACTGTCAAACGCCGAATTGTCGGTGGAAATTGAACCGATACGCTCAGGCTTTTTTGCCAAATCCCCCTGTTATCCGGCCTCTTGGATTGCCGGAAACCCCCGCCTTAATATTATCGGCGGCCCTAAAATCCGGCGGATGAGCGTCTCACGATTTTTTTATAAGGAAACCGATAACCTATTTCCCACTATTGCTGAATTCAAAGAGATAGACGAAGGAGCCGACCTCTTCATGAAAATCGAGCACCCTGCCGCCGTAGCCTTCTATAAGGACTGATTTAATGCTTTCCACCTCTTCCAGCTTCTTCTTGTCAAAAACGTGCGAGAATAGAATCCAGACCCTTTCATGTCCCAATATGGTATTAAGATTAAAACTATAGCGCGGCGGATTTTCCCGAATCTTGGCATCGGTGTAGCATCGATTTATATCAAAATCATATCTCTTTGCGTAATACAAAAATTGGTCAAATGCGCCGTAATAGACATAGACTATATCCCCCTCCCTTTGATGCTCCTTGATATATACCAAGACGGGCTTGATCTCCTCCCTCGTAATGGGCTTGAAGAAATAGTCCTCCCCGACGAAAAAGGAAGAGAAGAAAAGAAGCCCTATTAGAAACACTCCTATAATAGTTGATACGACAGTTGTTATTGGTTTGCCCCTTTTTAACTCAAAGATCTCCCACAACCCCACGGAGAGAAATATCACTATCGCCGGGGTGATGAAGAGGAGGAGCCTTCCGTAAAAGGGATACCTATGGAGGCTTGAAGCGATCAACGTAAGGAAAATCGGCGTGATCAAGAGGAAGAGGCCTTCCCTATTTTTCAAAATAAGCGATAAACAGCCGACGAGGGAGACGACGGCCCATAGAATCGGATTCGCAAGATTCATCAGGTCCTTGTTTTCAAAGATGCCCATCAGGTTATCGGCATACCATTTGAGATCGGAGATCGAGGCGGGCACGAGGGGCGCAAAGTGGTGCTTGCTCCAATACGACTGGAGGAGCTCGTTTGAGGTGAGATGTCTCAGGATGAAAAAATATACTGCGGCAAAGCTGGTGAGCCATACCAAGGAGGCGGCAGTGACCCGAGAGAAGCTCTTCCATTCCTTTTTGAGAAGGGACGACACCGTGAATGTCAGCCCTATGCCGCCCAGGATAAAGACCGAGGGATGGGAGAACCATATGAATACCGCGCCGACAAGTGCGATAAGTATGGTCCCGATCAGATCGAACTTTCTCTCGTAAAGGTAGAAGGCCAACGAGTAGAGGATAAGGGCTGCGGCGACGTCGCTTGAATATTGCTTGAGCTCCGTGGAGAAGTAGATAAGGGAATAGGTACAGCAGAAGAGGAGGAGGGCGACGGGGACTATCCTTTTATCGAGGAGCCTCTTTATCACATAATAAAAGGCGAACAGCGCGATTATCCCCGAGATCAGCGGAAAGAGCCTCAGCGCATATTCGCTGCTTCCGAACAGGATCGTGCTTGCCTTTTCGATTACCAAAAAACCTGGCGGAGGGGGCTTTGAAACCGGCCCGAGAAAATCGCTCAATCGACTGTCCAATATCAGCAGCGAGAGCTTTGCCTCGTCCCTCCAGAGAGACCTGTTGCAGAGATATTGATAGAGGCGAAAGAATATCCCCAGACCGATAATATACCAGGGGAGCCTCTTCGAGAGATAGAAGCGATTCAGGGATTCGACCAGGCCCTTTAATTTCTTCTTGCAGTCATCGACACGATTTGTCATACAAAAATCCCAAAACGATACGGGAAACGGACAGCCTTATCAGGTTGACGGCCGATCAGTCGAAAAACCGAAACCAGAAGATCAGGAAGACCGCCTTTACACCGTCCCACCAGGAGATCTTTTTCCCCTCGGAATTGCTCCTGGCACAATAGCTTATCGGGACCTCGTAGATCTCGAATCCGGCCCTCGCGACCTTTGCGGTAAACTCCGGTTCAAACCCGAAGCGGTCCGAACTGATCGTAATTTGATCCAGAACCTCCCTCCTGAAAACCTTATAACAGGTCTCCATGTCCGTCAGTTTTATGTTGTTGAGCATATTGGAGAGGCGGGTCAAAAAGAGATTCGCCACGTATTTTACAGGAGGGAGGCCCTTGCGGCCGCCTTCGAGGAATCGGGAGCCGTAGACGACATCCGCCCTCCCGTCGAGAATGGGGGTTATGAGGCTTGGGTACTCCTCGGGATTCAGCTCGAGGTCGGCGTCCTGGATTATAACTATATCGCCGGTCGCGGATTCAAATCCCGTCCGGAGAGCGGCGCCCTTCCCCTTATTCCTGTCGTGATATATGGCCTTGATATTTTTCTTGATATTTTTCCTTTTGGCGATCTCCCTTACCCGATCCCTGGTCCCGTCCGTGGAGCAATCCTCCACGATTATGATCTCCTTTTCCAAGGGACTCCCCTCGACCCTGGCCACTATCTCGTCGATGGTTTTGACCTCGTTATAGGCCGGAATGATTACGGATAGCTTTATCTTATCTCCCCCACTTTTTTGATCGACATCTCTATATCTCGATATCTTAATCTATTAAGAAGTCCCTCCAGCCCTTATCTCAATCTCAATCTCAATCGGCAATCGGTCGGCCCCCGGCCAATAGAAAAAAGAAGAGGTGTCCCGCCGGTTTTGCTGCGGGAAATCCGCCCTCGCTGATTCA from Candidatus Zymogenus saltonus harbors:
- a CDS encoding glycosyltransferase family 39 protein translates to MTNRVDDCKKKLKGLVESLNRFYLSKRLPWYIIGLGIFFRLYQYLCNRSLWRDEAKLSLLILDSRLSDFLGPVSKPPPPGFLVIEKASTILFGSSEYALRLFPLISGIIALFAFYYVIKRLLDKRIVPVALLLFCCTYSLIYFSTELKQYSSDVAAALILYSLAFYLYERKFDLIGTILIALVGAVFIWFSHPSVFILGGIGLTFTVSSLLKKEWKSFSRVTAASLVWLTSFAAVYFFILRHLTSNELLQSYWSKHHFAPLVPASISDLKWYADNLMGIFENKDLMNLANPILWAVVSLVGCLSLILKNREGLFLLITPIFLTLIASSLHRYPFYGRLLLFITPAIVIFLSVGLWEIFELKRGKPITTVVSTIIGVFLIGLLFFSSFFVGEDYFFKPITREEIKPVLVYIKEHQREGDIVYVYYGAFDQFLYYAKRYDFDINRCYTDAKIRENPPRYSFNLNTILGHERVWILFSHVFDKKKLEEVESIKSVLIEGYGGRVLDFHEEVGSFVYLFEFSNSGK
- a CDS encoding glycosyltransferase family 2 protein, yielding MKLSVIIPAYNEVKTIDEIVARVEGSPLEKEIIIVEDCSTDGTRDRVREIAKRKNIKKNIKAIYHDRNKGKGAALRTGFESATGDIVIIQDADLELNPEEYPSLITPILDGRADVVYGSRFLEGGRKGLPPVKYVANLFLTRLSNMLNNIKLTDMETCYKVFRREVLDQITISSDRFGFEPEFTAKVARAGFEIYEVPISYCARSNSEGKKISWWDGVKAVFLIFWFRFFD
- a CDS encoding redoxin domain-containing protein; its protein translation is MRIRSSLKPRRRFILMMTFFIVAVFFACEGEPPANATVIPKKGAIAPDFTLVTLDGKNVTLSDYRGKVVFLNFWATWCKPCTSEMPAMENLHKAMKNQDFAMLAVSIDMKSTYQVKSFVNRGGYSFPVMHDVSKDVAKSYFIDGIPTTFIIDKKGVIEARLVGGRAWDSYEVVEYFKKISK
- the larE gene encoding ATP-dependent sacrificial sulfur transferase LarE; translated protein: MKKDCFDANTGPKALTDCIKSLNRVLIAHSGGVDSTLLVNIAKSALPEGTFALSIKSPLIHDFEIEAAIREAERIGVPHYVIDFNPFEMDHIRKNLTDRCYHCKREIFRIILGAARELGIEHVLDGTNADDTDDYRPGMRALSELKIESPFLELGIGKEMIREMSRSLNIPGTERPPMACLATRFPYNDEITLEKIDGVKKAELVLMSHGFKTVRVRHLGGPPKTAKIEVGESEIERLLSPDLRDRIYSEIRRLGFSSVTVDLGGYRSGRMNEGLEGPDSDKP
- a CDS encoding DedA family protein, with amino-acid sequence MKTKTVSVVFVFIFFASSAEYFFPPFPGDTILLFGAFLVGRNFLPLHWVFISATLGSFAGSMALYAFGATKGRKYFLKKNFKFFSASRVQALENAFRRKWGGAIIVLNRFTPGFRSFFFVAAGIAKMPAIKVAVYSLTSVIVWNCGIMFIGYRAGLKWEELKYYLEVYSYTIFTILSIITALYIIFLFVKKVIKRRKRSSGKE